Within the Prevotella scopos JCM 17725 genome, the region TTGCAGTTCACTATCGACGATGGTTCGGGTGTTGAGCGCACTATCCTTAGTGGTATTGCTGCCTACTATGAGCCAGAGCAACTCACTGGTAAGGATGTTCTCTTCGTTGCTAACTTTGCTCCTCGCAAGATGATGGGCATCGAGAGCCAAGGAATGATTCTCTCTGCCGTTAACTTCGATGGTTCACTCACCGTTACTACAACCATGGGTGAGGTGAAACCGGGTAGTCAGGTGGGATAATACCCACCTCTAACTCTGACTAAAAGAGATAGAATATGATAGGCGTAGTGAGTTATCAGACTACCAAGTTTATCACGACATAACAACTATAAAGGCAATTATAAGGTTTATCAGACCTTCTAATTGCCTTTATTTTATTGCAGATTAAACTATTCAGCAAAGCTAACTTCATCCAAATCACGTATCTTTGAAAGTCTCATCAGCGGCTTTCTCGGCAGTTTATAGATGGCGCGTTTAAGTTCAGTTTCCTTTTCATAGTCATCTCCATGGATGTTCTTATCCACAAATTTAATGCCTGTCAGAAAGTTGATGCTTAATCGCGCAAAGACCTTTGCACCATAATTACGCGACTTTTCATAACCTATCAGCATAAAGTCAGATGAATGATAGCGAAAGCAATACTCCCAAAAACCATATCTACCATAATTATAGTGTAGATAAAGTTTGCTGTCTTTTATGCTAACGTTCAACTCAGGAGGATCGTAACATCCTCCATCCTCATTCTCTGAAGAGAAACAACTTTCATTTTTCAAAGCTAACTTATAACCATTACCATGCGTAAACAATATTATAATCCCACGCCTATTACGATCAACCTTATGACCATCACGATCGTTCACAAAGCTATCCTTGCGTGTAGCCTTGATGATTAACACGCAATCCATAAGCCCATCTTTATTCAAGTCACCATAAACCTTGTCAAATAGCTTATAACCCTTAGGGATAAAACCCATTATCTGTTGCTGACCAGTAACAGATATGTGACTTCCTTTATCTATTATCATGGAGCCTGAATTCTTCTTCATAGGTTGTGAAGTCACAACTAAAAAGTCAGCCGCAAAACCTATACACCATGTCTTATCGCAACAGCCAACTAACATAAAGACTGCTAATAACAGCCCTACTACAGTCGTCTTGTTCATTTGTTTTAAAGCTTATATCTTATCTATTAATCATCTGTATTCAATCTCTCTATTTCAAGTTCATCAAAATCATCTATCTCCGAGAGTTTCTTTAATGGTTCTTTCTTCAGCTTTATAACTTTCCGTACAAACTTTTCTTCCGCATCATCATCATACTTATTGACATTATCATCATCATACTTAACCCCTGTAAGGAAGTTAATACTCACTTTTCCAAGCGCTGTTGGACCCTGACTACCAAATGATTCATAACCTATCAACATAAAGTCAGAGTCTTGATAACGGAAGCAATACTCCCAATAGCCATACCGACCATGGGCATAATGTACAAAAAGCTTACTATTCCTAATATCTATACTCAGGTAAGGAGCAAAATAAACTCCACCATCCTCATTCTCTGACGAGAAGCAGTTGTAATTCTTTACAGCAACTTTATAGCCTTTCTCTTCAGAGAACAGCACAATAATACCCCTACGATTACGATCTACCACTTTATCAAAACTGTTTTTTATGAAGCCATCCTTGCGTGTTGCCTTGATGATTAACACACAGTCATCAAGCCCATCTTTGTTCAAGTCACCCGAAATCTTCTCAAATAGTTTATAACCTTTGGGAATGAAATCAGTTATTCGCTGCTTGTCAGCAACATCATACTGACGCATATCTCCTTGTTTTTCCACCTTTGATATACGCTTCATTGACTGCCTTGCTGCGGCTTGATGGTTGGCAGTATCGGCTTTTGACCGCACCTTATCACGGCAACCTGTCAACGCCATTGCCACACAGAGCAAACAAAGAGTTATCTTACTGACTTGTTTCATGTCGTATATAGTATTGCTTTCATCTGCAAATATAGATAAAAAAAAGGATAACAAACGACAGAAAACACCTTTTATTATCACCAAAGTGTATGTGTTTACTAATCAAAAAGAAGGTAGATCAATAGCACAACAATTCTCTCCTGCGAATTATTTTCATGACAAGAAGAATTTATTTTCATGAAGATAAATATTTATTTTCACGACAAAAAATATTTATTTTCATGAAAATAATTCGGCAAGCATGGTCTCAACTTGTTTATGTCGCTACTTTTAATTACTTTTGCAACCATAGGAAAGAATAGAATCGATAGTTAATAATAAAACAAAAGAGGGTTAGGAATATGAGAAGAAAGGTTTTCTACTTTTTATTATTTACGCTGTTTGCTGTTAATTGCATGGCTTGCAACCTTTCTGCCGACACCACAAAGACAAGTAAAAAGGTTGATAATCCACTGATAGAGGACGGATATGATGTTGATGCCGACACGGTTATGGGATATTATGGAAAGCCAATTCAACACCTGACAAGCTTTACGAATAACACCATAACGCTTAATTGTCCTACACCAAACCGTTGGAAGGGCTTTTATACATGGAAAGGCTTTAAGATATCTAACTTCTATGTGAAGACGGGTGAAGCATCTTTCAAGGGAATGAATGCCGCTATTTTATCTCCGACAACGATGACGACAAGTATAGACAGCATCACAGATTCAATTTTTACCGACCGTCTTCTTGCCATTGAATACAAGGGAAGACGATGGGTTTATAGCAATGTTATCCGTAACACGGAGGCGGATACAATGCTAAGTTTTGAGGAGATTAGGACAGGAAAAGAGGGTATAGAACTGAGTTATGTGGGTGGACAAGGATACAAATATGACTATCAACTCCTTATCAATATGTCTGATGGACAACCCTGTTTGACGAACATCTACGTTGACGAATACAATTCTACTGCAAAGTATCAAGCCACACATCAATTCGATTTTACGGCGTTTGACGACGAAGGTGACTTCTCTCTTTATCGTTATCGACGCCATTTTCCAATGCTATTACGGATGGGAAACTATGAAGTCTTTTGTGAATAGCAGCCTACGCTATCTGCCCCATAAATCGTAATCACATAAAGCATCAGCACTTAAAACCGCCAACGCAGTTGAATATCGAGCCCACTTAGCGTTGAGGAGTTGACTTGCTGAAGCCCTGATGATATTGTATCACGGTCGAAATAATGCGTGGTTGAACTGCGAAGAATACACATGAGATGGCGAGATAGATCTGCCCGAGCAAACAGACTGTAGTGCATTCCCTTACCAAAGAAGGCTGGAAAGCTGAAAGAATAGAGTGGGCCACGCTCGTAGGTATAGATACGGGAAGCGAAATCGGTCGTATGGAAATAGCCTATCGCGGCATTGAGCGCAAACCACGACAGGAGTTTACATGTTCCTGTCTCACTGACCATGTAACCAAAACTACGTTTGAGATAATTGCTTACCGCAATGTCCAACTGACTTTTACTGCTCCAAGCAGTCGTTGAATAAGTCAAGGATAGACGGCCACGCTGCGTAAGTTCGTTTATCAGCGCAGTCTTATCGGCATTATCTTTCTCACGTATTCTAAAGCGATAGCGGGCCAAGAGCGACCAGCGTTGACGATTATAGGTAAGCATCAGTAGGTTATCCCACGCCTTACTGGCTGCATGTGCGCCAAAACGAGGATGTGAGAAATAGGCAATATCGGTGTAAGCCATGAGCGACAAGCCACGCCTAATATTCCAATTTGCACCGATGAGGACTCCGCTCTCGTTCTGCACCATCCCATTATCACCGAAACTACGTGCAAAGAGTGCTGTATATTGATAGCCATAATAACGCTGAACGGCAAGTAAAGAGAGATTAGAAGTAGGCTGAAAGGAGAGGTTATTCAGCATAGCAATATTTCCCTTGCTATCCATTGCCGTCTCACCAGCCAACGACCAGTGCGGGTGTTGGTAGCTATAATCTGCACTCACGTTCCAAAAGTTGTTGCCAGCGGGTGCATATTGGTGATAATATAAAGACGTATTGGGTGTTAACTCCTTATTAAAACAAGAATAAACGCCCGACAATCCTACACGAAAAGCACCCAATGACCAAGCTAAATGACTCCCAGCAGCAAACTGCGTGGCAGCATCTTTGTTATTCATCTCACGCACGATGCGGTGATAACCAGTTTTGAGAATCGTCTTAATCGTTCCGCTATCCGTAAGTGAAGCATCGATACTGCGGTAAGAAAGAAAAGTAGTAAGGTCGAGCTGCCGTGTTAACGCTGTCGTTGCAGCTACTCCTTGCAGATAGTTAGCTGCCGAACGGGAGGAGTGTGCATGAATACCTGTTGTCTGTCTGCCAAGTGTTGAGAGAACAGCAAGTTTTCCAAAACCAAAGGAGTTGTTGATAACCAATCCTTGCCCGAAGTTCACCTTATATCGTCCTATGACCAGCGCCTTCAACCGTCCCATCTTTCTTAACAGCAAATAAAAACTATAATGGTCATAACCCAGACTATTCCCATACGCAAAGAAAGGTTCACCAGCATCTTGTGCGCCAACCAATCCTGCTAGAACATAATCGCCATAACGGAAGGAATAACGGAATGAATGGGCATAAGGATAGCCAAGATAGCCATTGCGGTCGCCTTTTCGCTGATAGAAAGGAAGATGTGAAGTAAATAAAAAAGTGTGCTTTCCTCCTTTCACAATCGTTTTAAGTGTGGGAAACTTTCGTTGTTCATCTACTGGAGCGACATAGACAAAATAAGGCAGAAGCTTCCGGCGAAGGGCATCTAAGGATTCAATCATTGCCAATTCGCCTAATGACTGCATACCATGATATTGATAGACATAGGCTTGTAAGTCCTCAACCTGTTCTGCCGTAAGGAAAGGAATACGTTCCAACTCTTCCCGACTGGCCGTATTAAGGTTCAGAGGATGCTCTGCAAGCTCGGTTAATAGTTCAAAGGCTTCTTCCTTAGTATCTATATTCTCTTCACTACTTGCATAGAGTTCTTCAAACAAATCCTCCCAATCATAGGTTTGTTGTGCAATAGAAGTAAGGCTTATAAGTCCCATAAAGCAGGTCAATAGTAGATGTTTCATTCAGTTAGACTTAAAGTATTAAGACAACAAATATAGTCCTTACAACTGAGAAAAGCAAATGAAACGAAAAGAAAAGTAAAAATAAAAACCCTCTCAACCTCCTTTTAGTCCACAATTAAGGGCAAAAGCGAAGTGATGAGAGGGTTATGTTTTATGCTCTTAAGTAGGAGAGCGGTAATAGCAGAGTATCGTTTACTGAATTCTCACACTCTTTCCATCCTTATAACAAGCAATGGTACGACTGCCGTTAGTATAGATATCCTCACTACCAGGCATATCCAAGGTGAAGCCAGCAGCTTTAACCTGGGCAACAAGGTTGTCGTAAGCAGGCTGATTGAAGACGGCAATGATGATTGCTCCATCCTTAAAAGCTACGTAACTTGACACACCTTTGCGCATAGGTTTTGGATAATCCTCATACTTATCAGCTGTAAGGAGCTTCGCCAGAACACAGTTTTTATAGTACATCTTATTGAACTTATCCAAGCGATAGACCTCATAATTGGTTTTCAACTTATAACCATACTTCTTCGTAATAGCCTCAACCTTATCTGGATTCTGATACATATACAAAGCATCTGCAATACTGATAACCTCCTTCAAAGGCTCAACAGCCGCAATAGTATCTTTAACAGCAGAAGTCGTTACTGGCGCTGTTGCTTTCTGTGGTGTACCACAACTATTCAAAATTAAGGCAAGCACAAAGACGATAGAAACTATCCATACATTCTTTTTCATAAATTATTTCTATTTAAATTAATGTTTTATTTATTAAGTATTGGGTTGCAGATGCTATTAAGACATTGACAAGCACAAGGACTAACTATCTATGATTGCATTGATAGAAGCCTTTACTTCCGTCACAGACACTGCTTGTAAAGTACCATTCTTTACCTCCAATAAGCCATCAGCAAACCGTACAGCGAGTTCTAAGTCATGGGTGGAAAGGAGGATAAGCTTATCCCTTTCATGTGCCATACGCTGTAAAGACTGAAAGGTCTCGGCCTTAGAAGGAAAGTCGAGGAAAGCTGTAGGCTCATCAAGTAAGATGATGGGTGTCTCTTGCGCAATTGCTTTGGCAATCATCACCTTCTGTCTTTCACCATCAGAAAGGGTCTGAATCATGCGTCCTCTCAACTTTTCAATACCCATCGTAGCGATTGCATCATTGACAACCATGCGGTCTTCTATACGCAACCGACCAAAGAAGCCTGTATAAGGCGACCTTCCCAAGCCTATTATCTCCTCTACTGATAGGTTTTGCACATCAGGCTTCTGCGTCAAAACGATGCTCACCATTCGAGCCAGTTCTCGCTGAGAGAACGATGCTATGTCACGATTATCAAACAAAAGGCTACCTTTCAACTTAGGCAGGAAACCCGTCAGCGTTTTCAGAAGGGTTGATTTACCAATTCCATTCTCCCCTATCAGACATGACAGTTGCCCACTCTTTAACTCCAAATCGATATCAGAGATAACAGGATGGGAAGGCGAATAGCCTACTGATAAATGAGACAAGTGGATAACCATATCAACACAAAGGTTCTGTCAGACAAAGAACATGACTAATATCTGTGCAATAATAACCCTGGCAAACATTCCTAAAGGATAAACCGAAGCATAACTGATGTTGCTGGTTTCACCCTTTATCGTATCGTTTGCATAACCCAAAGCCATCGGATTAGCCATCGAACCGCAAAGGATACCACAGATAGTACCGAAATCAAACTTCTTCAATCGTAAAGCTATCAAGCCGACAATAATCACAGGAACAACAGTAAGAACAAAACCCAAGCCTATCCACAGCAAACCTTCTGGACGTACTACAGTGGTAAGAAAGTCCTTACCTGCATCCAATCCTAAGCACGCCAGATAGAGTGATAAGCCCAACTTACGAAGCATGAGTGAGGCACTACGCGTCGTATAAGCAATGAAATGTAAACGAGGACCAAAGGCTCCAGCCAATATACCCATGATGATTGGACCACCAGCAATACCCAATCGGATTGGAGAATCCATACCAGGGATGTTGAGAGGGATTGTTCCTAAAGCCAAACCAAGAAGCATTCCGAGGAAGATGACAGCAAGATTAGGTTCGTTAAGCGTCTTAACAGAGTTGCCCAAGAAGGTCTCTGCATGATCAATAGCCTCTGGTTGACCCACCAAGGTAAGGCGGTCGCCATAACGAAGAACAAGGTCTTGCGTTGCCAACAGCTTGATATCAGCACGGATAACACGGCTCACATTGACATTATAAGCATCTCGCAAATGAAGCTGACCAAGCTTTTTGCCATTTAACACACCGTTTGACAAGATAATAACACGGCTCTCCACCTTTGTGTCAAGATGATTCCAATCTACCTGTTCTTTATTCAAGTCGCGATTAACCTGCTTTCCGAATAGTATCTCCATGGCTGGAACTTCTTCGCGTTTTGACGCTACAAGCAGATTATCATTAGCTTGTAGGACCGTTGTACTCATCGGAACGATGACTTCATCACCACGCCAAATACGTGAGATAATAAACTTTCTATGTGTTCCTTGTGCTATCTCAGCGATTGTTTTACCATTAACGGCTGGATTAAGAACAACAAACTGTCCGATATAAGTATGGTCGTCTTCTGCTCCCGAATGTACTACTAAGTCGGAAGGCCTCACAAAGAACTTACGAAGAAATATCATAGCAAAGATAACACCGACAACACCTAATGGATAAGTAACGGCTGTTGCCAATGCTGCCGGACCACCACTATGCCCCGCATGTTGCAATGCTTGCTGTGCAGCACCAAGTGCTGGCGTATTCGTTGTAGCACCACAAAGGATACCAACCATGCTTGACATCGGTACATTCATTGCATATGAGAGCACGACAGACATTATGGTTCCCAAGAAGATAACGCCTAAACTCCACAGATTAAACAAGGTTCCTTCATGTCGGAAGGAGCCAAAGAAGGTTGGTCCTACACTCAGTCCGAGTGTATAGACGAAGATAACCAATCCGAAAGTCTCACAGTAGTTAAGCATCTGCTCATCTACCTGCAAGCCAAAACTACCCGCAGCGATACCAAAAAAGAATACAAAGGCAATACCAAGTGATATGCCTGCTACTCTAATCTTGCCTAAGCCCAATCCCACTGTACAAACCAGCGAGAGGACCACGACTGCCTGTAAGGCAGAAGGGATGTTAAATAGTCCGTCAATCCAGTTCATATCTTATTATTACAATACCTGAAGATATTTCTCCAAAGGGATTCCCCTATTTTTGTCTTTGTTATCTTTATTGAGATCAATCAGTTTATAAACGCCATCAATAGCCTTCTGCGTACTTGGAATCAGTAGCTCGCCATCCAACAGATGACCAATGAGTATTGCCGAGAAGATATCGCCTGTACCTGGGAAATGAACAGGAATCTCTGTATAAGGAAGACTAAAATACTTATCCGTCACATGGTTATACCCAACCACAGAAGGTGTACCATCAATGAGGATAGAAGTTATCATAGCCGACTTCGTTCCTATCAAACGCAAAGCATCAAGCAATCGTTTAGCTTCCTCAAAGTTAACACCTTTCTCGTCATACTTACTTGAAGTAAGATAACAAGCCTCGGTATAATTAGGGAAGGTAAGGTCGGCAACGCTAATCATCTCACGCATTGAGTTGATTGTTGCTGGTGTCACACCATTATAGAGTTTTCCTTCATCGCCCATGATAGGGTCAACAAAGATTGTCGTACCCCGCTCTGCCTGCTCACGACAAAAGTCAGCCACTAGTTTCGCCTGTCGTTCTGAAGCAATAAAACCCGTCGCTATGGCATCAAAGGTAAAACCAAGTTCCTTCCACACAGGGAACACATCTTTGATATAGTCTGTCGTTTCAAGAATCTTAAACTTACCATAATCAAGCGTATTAGAAACCAACGCCGTAGGAAGATTATAAACCGGATGGCCCAAATAAGACAAGATAGGAAGCATCGCTGCCGTTGCTACCTTTCCGTATCCTGCTATGTCATTTACAAGAAGTATATGTTTCTTACTCATTCTATCAATCTTTATTGGAATACAAAGGTAGTGTAAACCGCATGAACAGCAAAATAAAAACCGATAAATTGGCACGAACATTCGCAAACATCACTTTAAGAGGTACTTTTTACGGCTTAAAAGGGTATAACATACTCTCCAACACTTTTTATTAATCCTGTATTACGGCTTATATGATGGCTTTATAGAGACTAACTTCAAACAGCATTAGCTATATGAAAACAGCCCGCTACCATTGCTGATAACGGGCTGTTATATATAATAAGGTGTAAAACCTCAGTTCTGACTA harbors:
- a CDS encoding putative transporter translates to MNWIDGLFNIPSALQAVVVLSLVCTVGLGLGKIRVAGISLGIAFVFFFGIAAGSFGLQVDEQMLNYCETFGLVIFVYTLGLSVGPTFFGSFRHEGTLFNLWSLGVIFLGTIMSVVLSYAMNVPMSSMVGILCGATTNTPALGAAQQALQHAGHSGGPAALATAVTYPLGVVGVIFAMIFLRKFFVRPSDLVVHSGAEDDHTYIGQFVVLNPAVNGKTIAEIAQGTHRKFIISRIWRGDEVIVPMSTTVLQANDNLLVASKREEVPAMEILFGKQVNRDLNKEQVDWNHLDTKVESRVIILSNGVLNGKKLGQLHLRDAYNVNVSRVIRADIKLLATQDLVLRYGDRLTLVGQPEAIDHAETFLGNSVKTLNEPNLAVIFLGMLLGLALGTIPLNIPGMDSPIRLGIAGGPIIMGILAGAFGPRLHFIAYTTRSASLMLRKLGLSLYLACLGLDAGKDFLTTVVRPEGLLWIGLGFVLTVVPVIIVGLIALRLKKFDFGTICGILCGSMANPMALGYANDTIKGETSNISYASVYPLGMFARVIIAQILVMFFV
- a CDS encoding ABC transporter ATP-binding protein produces the protein MVIHLSHLSVGYSPSHPVISDIDLELKSGQLSCLIGENGIGKSTLLKTLTGFLPKLKGSLLFDNRDIASFSQRELARMVSIVLTQKPDVQNLSVEEIIGLGRSPYTGFFGRLRIEDRMVVNDAIATMGIEKLRGRMIQTLSDGERQKVMIAKAIAQETPIILLDEPTAFLDFPSKAETFQSLQRMAHERDKLILLSTHDLELAVRFADGLLEVKNGTLQAVSVTEVKASINAIIDS
- a CDS encoding pyridoxamine kinase, producing MSKKHILLVNDIAGYGKVATAAMLPILSYLGHPVYNLPTALVSNTLDYGKFKILETTDYIKDVFPVWKELGFTFDAIATGFIASERQAKLVADFCREQAERGTTIFVDPIMGDEGKLYNGVTPATINSMREMISVADLTFPNYTEACYLTSSKYDEKGVNFEEAKRLLDALRLIGTKSAMITSILIDGTPSVVGYNHVTDKYFSLPYTEIPVHFPGTGDIFSAILIGHLLDGELLIPSTQKAIDGVYKLIDLNKDNKDKNRGIPLEKYLQVL
- a CDS encoding helix-hairpin-helix domain-containing protein; the protein is MKHLLLTCFMGLISLTSIAQQTYDWEDLFEELYASSEENIDTKEEAFELLTELAEHPLNLNTASREELERIPFLTAEQVEDLQAYVYQYHGMQSLGELAMIESLDALRRKLLPYFVYVAPVDEQRKFPTLKTIVKGGKHTFLFTSHLPFYQRKGDRNGYLGYPYAHSFRYSFRYGDYVLAGLVGAQDAGEPFFAYGNSLGYDHYSFYLLLRKMGRLKALVIGRYKVNFGQGLVINNSFGFGKLAVLSTLGRQTTGIHAHSSRSAANYLQGVAATTALTRQLDLTTFLSYRSIDASLTDSGTIKTILKTGYHRIVREMNNKDAATQFAAGSHLAWSLGAFRVGLSGVYSCFNKELTPNTSLYYHQYAPAGNNFWNVSADYSYQHPHWSLAGETAMDSKGNIAMLNNLSFQPTSNLSLLAVQRYYGYQYTALFARSFGDNGMVQNESGVLIGANWNIRRGLSLMAYTDIAYFSHPRFGAHAASKAWDNLLMLTYNRQRWSLLARYRFRIREKDNADKTALINELTQRGRLSLTYSTTAWSSKSQLDIAVSNYLKRSFGYMVSETGTCKLLSWFALNAAIGYFHTTDFASRIYTYERGPLYSFSFPAFFGKGMHYSLFARADLSRHLMCILRSSTTHYFDRDTISSGLQQVNSSTLSGLDIQLRWRF